The sequence TAAATTCCTTGATTATTTAGCCAAGATAGGAATTGATgtgcaataaataattttgccaCAAGATTGGAGTTTTCGggaaatatttaagatattttgtGGTAAATTAAAATCAGTTGAGCTACGTACGAACTGTTTTCATTACGACGTCTATATGATGTGAAATGACGTTAAGTActttgtaatgagttgtggcgtgcCTTATATGCTTCTGTGACtacgtgattgcattcatgcatttattggtgttgatactattagtgcatagcatttcgagccttgactccgTTGATTGCTATTATTACTGATCTATCGAGTTGTTGCGTCATCGATGGAGCGGGTGGGTAGGATTAGCACTCAGGATGACTTGCATGAGGGCTGAGCGGGTAGCTCCcgtaccctcgatgctacgtgcatggatgaatggcgacttgatgttgcgttgttacgttcctggcacgggtggccactgttactgttgttgatgcgattcatttggactccgtttggtatccgttatcAGTTGTTACCTTTCACGCATTGCATTACATTGCATTGCAtcacattttacttgattttatttcatatcagttatatttgtcgtaatattactggttcgtcgtactggggcccgacctctcgtttctttttatgttgtggttgtttttgatgccatagcaggttatccaggaggatttgacgcgtctggtggagcgtcaggtagtggtgcccagtcttcgagtcatggttgagagttcccagatatatatactatattatggagtcatacatttaccggggagatgccccgtgtagctGTACTATTATTTTTACGATGTTTTGACTTGATAGTTGTGTGAACGAGCCTTGCCGGCTCTgcatgtgtttagtcctggccagtgcggctataggttgtgaattgatgttatgactttatttcgagtgtatgaatattatttgtgatgttttgatttttttttgggatgtcctatttacgaataggtcatgccgaaatttctgtaggccgaaaatggaaaattttaatcgctttcgctgtttacattaataaatcctggttgtttggtcattaaatattaaacaggagcacgggcccccacagttggtatcagagcgtaattGGGATATGCTCGAATTAGAGTCTAGGGCACTTGAGTCCAGACACAAATAACATGATTGTGCATGTGTTCGACTATTTGctcttatttgaattatttggtgTGATTTGCTTGAATTTACCTGCATTAGAACGACTAGCTGATTAAGCATGGAATGTAGTTTAGAACTTGCCTATAACTTTCTTTTACCTGTTATCTGCCTGTGGATTTAATACTCGTGTCTTGTAGAATGGCACCTGGAGGAAGAGgtagaaaaggaaaagaaatagCGCAAGAATCTGAGGCGCAAAATGTTCGAGGACTTGCCGATATCATTAGAGGTAGACGTGGTCGACCTCGAGACAAGTCGCCcaaaatgttgaagaagaagTGAACCAAGAACCTCCTCGACCTGAAATACCTGGAGCTAGACAGGTAGCGATTGAGCAAGAAGTGGAACAGCTGACACAGAAAGTTGGAGGAATGCGGttaataatttctcagttccAGGAATTACGTCCTCAAAAATTCTTTGGCAATGAGAGCGGAGAAAAAGCAGCAGGCTGGCTGAAAAGTATAAATCATCTATTTAATTTGTTGGAGTATTCCCAAGATATTAGATTGAAGCTTGCCATCTACCAACTTAAAGACCGAGCACAACTCTGGTGGGAATCCACAGAGGAAGCAATGAAGAACTCTGGTGACATTATTACTTGGGATGCTTTTCGTGCTCACTTTACCCAAGAATATGCACCACCATCATATTATGCTGCTAAAGAAGAAGAGTACAATCAGCTGGTGCAGGGCAATAAATCAGTGGTGGAATATGCTTCACAGTTTTCTGCTCTTTTGCCCTATGTTCCACATGTTGCTAGGAATGATCAGGCTAAACTATCACGTTTTCTGCACGGGTTGCAGCGGACTGTTCATACTTTGGTAATGACTGGATCGCCAAATACGTATATTCAAGCAGTGGAAAAGGCGAAGAAAATTGAAGCAAGTTTGCTCAGAGGAGACCCACAGCCAGGTCCATCATCTATTTCTCAGGGATCTGGGAGTAGTATGTCACTGCCAGTGGATTTACCTCCATATTAGCCTGTACAGTCATACCAACAACCCAAACAGCAGAGGTACAAGGCAAAAGGAAAGCAATTCAAGAAGAAGTCTCAATTCAGCTCCTCCAGTTCAGGCAGTGCACGAGGAGGAGGTTCTGTTGGGTCGTCTAGCACTGTGCATTGTGACCGATGTGGTGGTCGACATTTCAGTTCCCAATGTGTAGGAGTTCAGGGGACTTGTCATAATTGTGGTCAGATTGGACACTACGCCAGAGTATGTCCTAATGCAGGGAGACAGCAGTTCCAGCCACAACCGTTTGGTCAAGTTCCCCGTGGACCAGTCTTTAGACCATATGCTCCTACCCAATCATTTCAGCAATCTAGTTACCCACCTCCCAGAGGTCCTATTCAGCAGCCATTTCCAGGGCCACAACAAGCCCAAGTCCATGCTTTGACTCAGGACCAGGCTCAGGATGCACCAGGAggagtgattgcaggtatttgttATGTTTTTGACTATCCTGCACGCATATTGATAGAcacaggagcatctcattcatttttatctgctgcatttgttgatgagcatgagattgctactATTCCTTTGTTGGATACTGTGTCAGTTGCTACTCCTCCCGGTGTATATTTGATGTCCCGTGAGATAGTTTTGAACTGTGTGATTAGATTTGAGGGTAATATTATGATAACAAATCTAATCAAATTAGTcatgactgattttgactgtattctGGGTATGGATGTGTTGACGAATTATCGAGCCACTGTGGATTGTTTccatggagttgtcagatttagactgtattatGGCAgcaaatggaatttttatggttatgaTTCACAGTCTCGAATTCCATTAGTATCTGCAATGGAAATGTTCCGGTTGTTGTCAATCGGCAATGaaggattttttatttatgctctTGATGCAACACGGGAAGAACGATTGAAAGTTTCAGATATTCCCGTTGTCAAGGATTTTCCAAatgtatttcctgatgagattccaggTTTTCCACCTCAAAGGGAAATAGATCTTAGCATTGAATTGATGCCAGGGACAAATCCTATTTCAAGAGCACCATATCGTTTAGCANtttgatcagttgcagggtacttctgtgtattctaagattgatcttcgttccgGATATCATCAGCTTAGAGTCCGAGAGGAAGATGTTCCTAAGACAGCATTTCGGACacgatatgggcattatgaattcttAGTTGTGCCTTTCGGTTTGACTAATGCACCCGCagtgtttatggatttaatgaaccgTGTATTTCGAGAATTCATCGATAGATTCGTTattgtctttattgatgatatcttgatttattctAAGTCAAAAACAGAGCACAAAGAACATTTGGCACTAGTCCTTCAAACACTCACAGAAGCACAATTGTATGCCAAATTTtctaagtgtgagttctggttggacaGAGTTTTATTTTTAGGCCATGTTATATCTGCACAAGGagtatctgttgatcctagtaaagttgaagctgttaTCAACTGGCCTAAACCAACAAATGTGTCTGAAATTCGAAGCTTTTTGGGATTAGCTGGGTATTATAGGCGTTTTATTGAGGGATTTTCTAAAATAGCTAGGCCGAtgacccagttgacacaaaaagATCGACGTTTTTTATGGACTGCAGAATGTGAGTCTAGCTTCCGGACTTTGAAAGAAAAGTTGACCACAGCTCCAGTGCTAGCTTTGCCTTCAGGCTCAGGTGGATTTGTTGTCTGTACAGATGCTTCTCTAAATggactgggttgtgttttgatgcaacatgagcgagtgattgcatatgcatctcgtcagttgaagccacatgagactcgatATCTAGTTCATGATTTGGAGTTagctgccattgtgtttgcattgaaaatatggcgtcattatctgtacggggaacaatttgtgatttattctgatcacaagagtctgcaGTATCTTTTCGcacaatctgatttgaatatgagataACGGCGATGGTTAGAATTgcttaaagactttgattgtgatatTCAGTACCAACCAGGGACGATGAATCAAGTTGCAGATGCTCTGAGTAGAAAGGTTCAGCCTAAAATGTTGACATCTTTGACTATTTCAAAAGTTCATGAGCATTTGGGAACTTCAGGATGGACTTATCGGTCTAAGCGCGACTACTTTATAGTTTCatctattcaagttgaaccacAAATTGTTTCTAAAATCAAATCAGCACAGAGAACTAATCCGCATGTTCATGAATTGAAGAAATTGACTATGACAGGTCAATCAGACAAGTTCAATGTTGCTTCAGATGGATGTCTGCGCTATAATGGTAGACTTGTGGTTCCGAATTTGATAGATTTGAAAGAATCTATACTTCG comes from Primulina huaijiensis isolate GDHJ02 chromosome 2, ASM1229523v2, whole genome shotgun sequence and encodes:
- the LOC140969703 gene encoding uncharacterized protein produces the protein MRLIISQFQELRPQKFFGNESGEKAAGWLKSINHLFNLLEYSQDIRLKLAIYQLKDRAQLWWESTEEAMKNSGDIITWDAFRAHFTQEYAPPSYYAAKEEEYNQLVQGNKSVVEYASQFSALLPYVPHVARNDQAKLSRFLHGLQRTVHTLVMTGSPNTYIQAVEKAKKIEASLLRGDPQPGPSSISQGSGSSMSLPVDLPPY